A part of Aegilops tauschii subsp. strangulata cultivar AL8/78 chromosome 2, Aet v6.0, whole genome shotgun sequence genomic DNA contains:
- the LOC109756364 gene encoding casein kinase II subunit beta-1, whose translation MQRDRGVSAAAGGAGERKRIGEAMDRSSPSTSWGFSGGRERDRIAAGKQPEVPRSGGGSTAMSKGKLSDGESDTDSEESDLSGSDGEDTSWISWFCSLRGNEFFCEVDDDYIQDDFNLCGLSGQVPYYEYALDLILDVESSHGDMFTEEQNELIESAAEMLYGLIHVRYILTSKGLAAMLDKYKNYDFGRCPRVHCSGQPCLPVGQSDIPRSSNVKIYCPKCEDLYYPRSKYQSNIDGAYFGTTFPHLFLMTYPHLKPQKPSQQYVPKVFGFKLHKP comes from the exons ATGCAGAGGGACCGAGGCGTCTCGGCGGCGGCTGGGGGCGCCGGCGAAAGGAAGCGGATAGGCGAGGCGATGGACAGGTCCTCCCCGTCGACGTCCTGGGGGTTCTCCGGCGGCCGCGAGAGGGACCGGATCGCCGCCGGGAAGCAGCCGGAGGTGCCCCGCTCCGGCGGCGGATCCACCGCCATGTCCAAGGGCAAGTTGTCCGATG GAGAATCGGATACTGACAGTGAAGAATCAGATCTCAGTGGTTCTGATGGAGAGGATACATCGTGGATTTCATGGTTCTGTAGCTTGCGAGGCAATGAGTTTTTCTGTGAAGTTGATGACGATTACATACAAGACGATTTCAATCTCTGTGGGCTAAGCGGTCAAGTTCCATATTATGAATATGCTCTTGATCTGATATTGGATGTCGAGTCTTCACATG GTGATATGTTCACAGAAGAGCAGAATGAACTTATTGAATCAGCTGCTGAGATGCTTTATGGATTGATTCATGTTCGATATATTCTTACAAGTAAAGGGTTGGCTGCAATG TTGGATAAATACAAGAATTATGACTTTGGCAGATGTCCAAGAGTGCACTGCAGCGGCCAGCCATGCCTTCCAGTTGGCCAGTCGGACATTCCCCGCTCTAGTAATGTCAAAATTTACTGCCCAAAGTGTGAAGATCTCTACTATCCGAGATCCAAATATCAAAGCA ACATTGATGGAGCTTACTTCGGGACAACGTTTCCTCACTTGTTTCTGATGACGTACCCACATTTGAAGCCCCAGAAACCGTCACAGCAGTACGTCCCCAAGGTTTTTGGCTTCAAACTTCATAAGCCATAA
- the LOC109756365 gene encoding eukaryotic translation initiation factor 4G, whose amino-acid sequence MYRNQFRPDRFNDNTNAARRTGRGCIGGTHHWVVSGGRGSAAPGTRLRSPPNRSGRPGTVQQYRPRSPASVVPQGNATNYTPVVSAADEHTEPVNRGSVESQKSPNAPDQSDVVNLESAEGVRAEDSSMPTIHSEGYSSSAFTLQFGTLSPGVITKQCIPCSTSAPPDLNEKKHEKCQAHHGLLSDEPNVVSMPSAGEQQKQETKDNLIIRSQTDSIDTYDSVPAMVSSNSCVLAGPVLPHTPGLYYVAPAEKVSMDSCKVFPRNPSSPTHQQWQKQDTRKEATQSDTMHKYPASNPKMSVQIPPPYTPSMAPPSFMLPVNGRPLPAAFQQKQPQVPVEFRGQGVPMGNAPHVPPFFVHGAQARALQPPAFVHQGQGLGCAPPACPHLPQLGNMRITQELPQQQARSSDEQKRPIRITHPDTHEELMLDRRGHSYIDAASGAMPLHHMNQPAQPVTTFPPLHEVYYQPNMYNTGHIYLPTTNAVPASNRQMCPRVQTPRHSLDPNINNQAVTSISPPMQNPWLGASSRLPTNLRSASEVSSSKGLLPSDVSFPGQGALKPPTIFLAENNELSSQTGTPTCAVETPTMLRYSVESALSSQQRVHKLGLEISPQPEKLVSEANLKLPAATSGLSCSTSPQSVLTQQAQTGSALVDRVTSIAGPQNISACKLTSVCVASGTSSVEAKLESSAVPSATSSSGAKGQLYHIVPQSEMILDTESKNSKYDGNSILGKPPMMYTQETLPPKSPTTSIFTESLKARVNHVTLPETSEANCSAPLQMQDLMREEHTVNAEVTCSKSKAEQVDMTMHMPSASSGSRNGTDVSKLVNVPTCAESGDLHLSLHIGNVSPSDKNNGSSSDVQIGSCSLNDSIQDNENIPMIMAIASNSTSAHKKIERGSIDSVVSNQCSVAAASVVQTKKPVLEASKPKTTHGRRKKRKEILPKSSDSAEEVVQSSLTVDKEICTLDAEMGSSAGSNDNQNKNDIFDWEGDMEISRDNYGYDQKRYSRDFLLTFAQSCVNLPEGFKIGSDIHDAIMNVGSEHNPNRERTKDRVSTISQANRHMGSNKLNDNNWRKLHPPFSGRDPLSGRGSSRKGSQNQLPNQYNGEILSRAMKEVACQRSMSRGSVDQRWQHRTNQAMSSPSQVSMPVMHKAEKKYEIGKVSDEEEVKQRQLKAILNKLTPQNFEKLFEQVKALNIDNIITLNGVISQIFDKALMEPTFCEMYASFCFSLAGELPNFVKDDEKITFKRLLLNKCQEEFERGEREQAEAEKTEEEGGMKQSENEREEKRLRVRRRMLGNIRLIGELYKKKMLTERIMHECIKKLLGEYQHPDEEDLEALCKLMSTIGEMIDHIRAKVHMDFYFDIIQKLSANSKLSSRIRFMLEDVIDLRNNKWRQRRKVEGPKKIEEVRRDAVKQKMSQSTRVGSSPNYNSSASSISSSARPGPPPDYGVRGSSASRGSSQVRVYGSQNVNLDTRYQTSNRAMSVPLHQRRSDKSIRLSPQGDLGREMSICGKPPASNDILPEVPLNSHHGQTLKSSRQSSFTGSTSNQTNYQATAGAPKIQSWGTADHALPILVTTASPVGQMHTPSTAMNDICYEAIILPEEILQEKAILTIKEFYSAKDEKEVGLCMKELNAPSFYPSLVSLWINDSFERKDLERELLAKLLVNLCKSQESLLSERVLLQGFQNVLSTLEDAVTDAPKATEFLGRIFAKVILEDVLSLTEVGVLLQDGGEEPASDQKLASEVLGSMLESIRVERGDSAMDEISARSKPHPENLRQPGLCA is encoded by the exons ATGTACAGGAACCAGTTTAGGCCGGATCGCTTCAACGACAACACAAACGCTGCACGAAGGACCGGCCGTGGCTGCATTGGTGGCACACACCATTGGGTGGTGTCCGGTGGCCGCGGCAGCGCGGCTCCGGGCACACGGCTACGTTCACCGCCCAACCGGAG CGGAAGGCCTGGGACCGTGCAGCAGTACCGACCGAGGTCGCCAGCGAGCGTGGTGCCCCAAGGGAATGCAACTAACTACACTCCCGTTGTGAGTGCTGCTGATGAGCACACGGAACCAGTGAATCGAG GGTCAGTGGAGAGCCAGAAATCTCCCAATGCACCTGATCAGAGTGACGTTGTGAACTTGGAGTCTGCTGAAGGAGTCAGAGCAGAGGATTCTTCGATGCCAACAATACACTCAGAAG GGTATTCATCAAGTGCATTTACTCTTCAGTTTGGAACTTTAAGCCCAGGAGTCATCACCAAACAA TGTATTCCCTGCTCAACCTCGGCCCCTCCAGACCTGAACGAGAAGAAACATGAAAAG TGTCAGGCACACCATGGACTATTATCTGACGAGCCTAATGTTGTGTCCATGCCATCTGCTGGAGAGCAGCAGAAGCAAGAAACAAAAGATAACTTGATTATCCGTAGTCAAACTGATTCGATCGACACGTATGATAGTGTGCCTGCTATGGTTTCATCTAATTCCTGTGTGCTAGCTGGCCCTGTGTTGCCTCATACACCAGGGTTGTATTATGTTGCTCCAGCCGAAAAA GTGTCTATGGATTCATGCAAGGTGTTCCCTAGAAATCCGTCTTCCCCAACGCATCAGCAGTGGCAAAAACAAGACACGAGGAAAGAAGCTACCCAATCTGATACTATGCACAAATATCCTGCTTCGAATCCCAAGATGAGTGTGCAGATTCCACCTCCGTATACTCCCAGCATGGCACCACCGTCGTTTATGCTTCCAGTAAATGGAAGGCCGCTGCCTGCGGCTTTTCAGCAGAAACAACCTCAAGTGCCTGTTGAATTCAGGGGCCAGGGTGTGCCGATGGGTAATGCGCCTCATGTACCACCATTTTTTGTTCATGGTGCTCAGGCTCGCGCATTGCAACCGCCAGCCTTCGTTCACCAAGGACAGGGTTTGGGATGTGCACCTCCAGCTTGTCCTCACCTTCCTCAGCTGGGCAACATGAGGATTACGCAAGAGTTACCGCAGCAGCAAGCGAGAAGTTCTGATGAACAGAAGAGACCTATCAGGATAACTCATCCAGACACACATGAAGAACTCATGCTGGATAGGCGTGGTCATTCCTATATAGATGCTGCTTCTGGAGCGATGCCTCTGCATCATATGAACCAGCCAGCTCAGCCTGTCACGACATTTCCGCCCCTTCACGAGGTGTATTACCAGCCGAACATGTACAATACAGGACATATCTATCTTCCTACTACCAATGCTGTTCCTGCTTCAAACAGGCAAATGTGCCCCAGAGTGCAGACCCCAAGGCATAGCTTAGACCCCAATATTAACAACCAGGCAGTTACTTCTATCAGTCCTCCTATGCAAAACCCATGGCTTGGTGCTAGTTCCAGGCTACCAACCAATTTACGTTCTGCTTCAGAAGTCTCCAGTTCGAAAGGCTTGCTGCCATCTGACGTATCTTTTCCAGGTCAAGGTGCACTAAAGCCACCCACTATCTTCCTTGCTGAAAATAATGAGTTATCATCTCAGACAGGCACACCTACCTGCGCAGTAGAAACTCCCACGATGTTACGGTATTCTGTTGAATCTGCTTTGTCAAGTCAGCAGAGAGTCCACAAGCTTGGGCTGGAAATTTCTCCTCAGCCTGAAAAGTTGGTTTCAGAAGCAAACCTCAAACTTCCAGCTGCAACATCTGGTCTAAGTTGCAGTACGAGTCCTCAGTCAGTTTTAACCCAGCAAGCACAGACCGGTTCAGCTTTAGTAGATCGTGTTACATCAATTGCCGGACCTCAAAATATCTCGGCCTGCAAATTAACTTCGGTGTGTGTAGCAAGTGGTACCTCTTCTGTTGAAGCAAAATTGGAATCATCAGCAGTACCATCAGCAACTTCATCATCTGGTGCAAAGGGCCAGCTATATCATATTGTGCCACAATCTGAAATGATTCTGGATACTGAGAGTAAGAATTCCAAATACGATGGCAATAGCATTTTAGGGAAGCCACCGATGATGTATACACAGGAAACTCTGCCACCAAAGTCTCCAACAACTAGTATATTTACTGAAAGTCTTAAGGCCAGAGTTAATCATGTCACTTTGCCAGAAACTTCTGAAGCAAATTGTTCAGCTCCTTTGCAAATGCAAGATCTGATGAGAGAAGAACACACGGTAAATGCTGAGGTGACGTGCTCCAAGTCTAAGGCAGAACAAGTTGATATGACCATGCATATGCCAAGTGCTTCTTCTGGATCGCGCAATGGTACTGATGTTAGTAAATTGGTGAATGTTCCTACATGTGCTGAATCGGGTGATTTGCATCTCTCATTACACATTGGCAATGTTTCACCATCCGATAAAAACAACGGATCTTCATCAGATGTTCAAATTGGATCATGTTCTCTGAATGATAGTATACAAGACAATGAGAATATTCCCATGATTATGGCTATTGCATCCAATTCAACTAGCGCTCACAAAAAGATTGAACGTGGAAGTATTGATTCAGTGGTGTCGAATCAATGCTCTGTTGCTGCTGCTTCAGTGGTGCAAACAAAGAAACCTGTCTTGGAAGCATCCAAACCCAAAACTACGCatggaagaagaaaaaagagaaaggaaatactCCCCAAGTCTTCTGATAGTGCAGAAGAGGTTGTTCAGAGTTCTTTGACAGTTGATAAGGAGATTTGTACACTAGATGCTGAAATGGGAAGTTCGGCAGGTAGTAATGATAACCAGAACAAAAATGATATTTTTGACTGGGAAGGTGATATGGAAATCTCTAGAGATAATTATGGTTATGACCAGAAAAGATACTCTAGAGATTTTCTGTTAACATTTGCTCAGAGCTGCGTTAATCTGCCTGAAGGTTTTAAGATTGGGTCTGATATTCACGATGCAATAATGAACGTTGGTAGTGAACATAATCCAAACCGGGAAAGGACAAAAGATCGAGTTTCAACTATTTCTCAAGCTAACCGTCATATGGGCAGCAACAAGCTTAATGACAATAACTGGAGAAAATTGCATCCTCCTTTTTCTGGACGTGATCCACTTTCTGGGCGTGGATCTTCAAGGAAGGGCTCACAAAACCAGTTGCCCAACCAGTATAATGGCGAGATCCTCTCCAGAGCTATGAAAGAAGTAGCATGTCAGCGCAGCATGTCACGTGGTTCTGTTGATCAGAGGTGGCAACATAGAACTAATCAGGCTATGTCATCTCCATCTCAGGTATCTATGCCAGTTATGCACAAAGCTGAGAAAAAATATGAAATTGGTAAGGTATCTGATGAGGAAGAGGTAAAGCAAAGGCAGCTGAAAGCAATTCTCAATAAGTTGACCCCacaaaattttgaaaaacttttcgAGCAGGTCAAAGCTTTGAATATTGATAACATTATTACACTTAACGGTGTCATTTCTCAGATATTTGACAAGGCCTTGATGGAACCCACTTTTTGTGAGATGTATGCTAGTTTTTGTTTTTCATTGGCTGGTGAACTGCCAAATTTTGTGAAGGATGATGAGAAAATCACCTTTAAGAGACTTCTTTTAAATAAATGCCAAGAAGAATTTGAAAGAGGGGAGCGAGAGCAAGCTGAAGCTGAGAAGACTGAAGAAGAGGGTGGAATGAAACAATCTGAAAATGAGAGGGAAGAGAAACGGCTCCGAGTACGGAGGCGCATGCTAGGGAACATCCGTTTAATTGGGGAACTTTACAAAAAAAAGATGTTGACTGAGAGAATAATGCATGAATGCATAAAAAAGCTACTGGGTGAGTACCAACACCCAGATGAGGAAGATCTAGAGGCATTATGCAAATTGATGAGCACGATAGGGGAGATGATTGACCATATCAGGGCAAAGGTGCATATGGATTTTTATTTTGACATTATACAGAAGCTATCTGCAAATTCAAAGTTATCATCCCGTATAAGATTTATGCTGGAAGATGTGATTGATCTTAGAAACAACAAGTGGAGGCAGAGAAGGAAAGTTGAAGGGCCAAAGAAGATTGAGGAGGTTCGAAGGGATGCTGTGAAACAGAAAATGAGCCAATCAACTAGGGTAGGTTCTTCCCCTAACTATAACTCATCTGCTAGCTCCATTAGCTCATCAGCAAGACCAGGGCCTCCACCAGATTATGGTGTTCGAGGATCTTCTGCTTCTCGTGGATCCTCTCAGGTTCGTGTATATGGATCCCAGAATGTTAATCTGGATACTAGATACCAGACTTCAAATAGAGCCATGTCAGTTCCACTTCATCAAAGGCGATCTGATAAATCCATTCGACTTAGTCCTCAAGGTGACTTGGGAAGAGAAATGTCAATTTGTGGGAAGCCACCAGCTTCAAATGACATTTTGCCAGAGGTTCCTTTGAATAGTCATCATGGTCAAACATTAAAAAGCTCGAGACAAAGTTCATTTACAGGATCAACAAGTAACCAAACAAATTATCAAGCCACTGCCGGTGCTCCTAAAATTCAGTCCTGGGGAACTGCAGATCATGCTTTGCCTATACTAGTGACCACTGCCAGCCCTGTCGGGCAAATGCATACACCCTCCACTGCCATGAATGATATTTGTTATGAAGCAATAATATTACCGGAAGAGATTCTTCAAGAAAAAGCAATATTAACTATAAAAGAGTTCTACAG TGCCAAGGACGAGAAGGAGGTGGGCCTGTGCATGAAGGAACTGAACGCCCCCAGCTTCTACCCTTCACTTGTATCGCTCTGGATCAACGACTCGTTCGAAAGGAAAGACCTTGAGAGGGAGCTCCTGGCCAAACTTTTGGTGAACTTGTGCAAGTCACAGGAGAGCTTGCTGAGCGAGAGGGTGCTACTCCAGGG GTTCCAGAATGTTCTTTCAACCTTGGAAGATGCGGTGACCGATGCTCCGAAGGCGACCGAGTTCCTGGGCCGGATATTCGCCAAGGTCATACTGGAGGACGTGCTGTCGCTGACGGAGGTCGGGGTGCTGCTGCAGGACGGTGGGGAGGAGCCGGCGTCGGACCAAAAGCTTGCCTCGGAGGTTCTAGGGAGCATGCTGGAGTCGATAAGGGTGGAGAGGGGCGACTCCGCCATGGACGAGATCAGTGCCAGGTCCAAGCCGCACCCGGAGAACCTCAGGCAGCCTGGCCTGTGCGCCTGA